The genomic DNA CGAACAGCGTGGTCTGCGGTACTGGGTCAACAGTTTCTATCCGCACGTGCCGGCGGGCCGTTGCTGGATAGACCGGGCTACCCATGTCATGCAGCTCCTTGGCGGCGAGATGCCATGCGCGGCGCATCTGACGACCAGCCGCCAGTTGTTGTATTCGACGCTGGATCTGCTGCTGCAAGCCTGCGGCATCCCTGATGGCGGCCAAGTACAGGTTCAGCCGCTGGAGGGCGCCGACGCGCACTTCGTGCCCGTGAGCCTGGCGCTGCCAGGTGGATGCCGGGCGGTACTGCGTTTGCAAGCCTTTCTCGATCCATCCGATCCCGACATGCACAGCCTGGTGATGCACCAGGCCAGTCTGATGTGGCCTGCGGGCTATCTCACGCTGGAAGCAAGCTACGGGCCGGTGCTATGGACAGGTCATTTCCACGATGCGCAGCACGACAGCCAGCAACGCACGATGTATCGCTATGTCCCGGCCGAGGCCGTCTATGCGCGTCCAACCTGCGCAGTGCTGCACGATGCGCCAGCCACCTGGCGGGACGCGTTTGAGGTCGATGGCGTTTCTGGCGTTGCCGGCGTTCTGCAGACCCTCTGCCAGGTTCTGGACGGCGAGCGCGTACCGACGGCCTTCGATCCCGCATATCAGTTGTCTCTGGCGCGTCTTTGGCTCGACGTCCTGCGCGTTGTTCCGCCTGCGGAGGAGCGACGCCTATCGCCACCCCAAGTCGTGACCTGGGACGAGGTGCAGACGGATCACGGAAACGCAGGAGGCACGGATGGCTGACCTGATGCCGTTGTGCGCAACAAGCGAGCCCTGCGCAGAGGATACCCATCTTGTGCTGTGCCCCTTCGCTGGCGGGAGTGCGAGCGCGTTCCGCAGTTGGCGCGATCTGCGGCCTTATGGCTGGCAGGTCTGGTTGGCGGTCTATCCCGGACGCGATCAACGGATGAACGAGGCCTGCGCGGCAAGTATCGCCGAACTGGCCGATCAGGTTCTGATGGCCATCGACACGCATCAGATCGCCCAACAGCAACTTGTGATCGCCGGTCACAGCATGGGGGCCCAGGTGGCATTCGAGGTTTGCTTGCGGCTGGAACAGCGCGGCTCGGCGCCGCTCGGTCTGGTTTTGTCCGGATGCCATGCGCCGCACCTGCATGGCCGGCGCCTCATCAGCCACCTTGAAGATCGCGCATTCCTTGAGCAATTGGTCGCCATTGGTGGGAACGCACAGGAGCTATTGAACGAGCCCGGCTTGTGGCCTGTGTTCATGCCGATGCTGCGGGCGGATTTCAAGGCAACCGAAAGCTATTGGCATCCTCAGAAACCGGGGGAACGGCGGCGACTTCAAACGCCGACGTTGTTGATCTACGGCAGTGCAGACCAGGAGGCCTGGCGATCGGAAGTCGAAGCATGGAAAAGCTGGCTATCCGACGTCGATGGGCCGGTAGCCATTGCTGGCGAACACTTTTATGTCACTCGTCGTCCGAGAGCTTTTCTGGAGCACATCAGACGGCGTTTTGAACCGAATTCCGCGCACTCAGCGACGTGCGCGTTCAAATGAAGGAGCATTGTGATGAAAGCCGACATTTCCGATCCGCTTCAGGGCACGAGAGAAAAACCCATGCCCCTTGGGCATTGCCTTGCGCAATGGGCGCGCAACTACGGCGACCGAATCGTGCTGATCAATGAGACGGGTGAATGCCTGACCTACACGCAGTTGCACGAACGTGTCGAGCGCATCGCCGGTGGTTTGTACGCCTCGGGCCTGCGTGCTGGCGACCATGCCATGGTGCATATGCCCAACACCTTCGGCTTCTTCTATTCGTTCTTCGCACTCTTGCGTGTGGGTGTCATCCCCGTCATGGCGATGCCCAATCAACGAGAGCAGGACATCGATGCGTTGATGGCCTTGGCGCAACCGACGGCCTACTTCATTCCCGATGATGTTGGCGAGCATGACTATCTGGCGTTGGCGCAACGCATGCAGGCCAAGTATGAGAGCCTCCGGTTGGTTGTGATGGATGGAGACGTCGAGAACGAAACGCGCAACGTACAGATCTTGACTGCACTCCGGGGTTCCGCATGCCCCTGGCCCGAACAGGATGAGCGCGACACCGCCGTACTGCTGCTTTCGGGTGGCACAACGGGAACGCCAAAGCTGATTCCCCGCACCCATGGGGACTATTTCTACAACTTCACCGCTTCCGCCAGTCTGTGTGGATTCGATCGGGAGATGGTGTTCCTGGCGGTGCTTCCGGCCGCGCACAACTTCACGCTCGCATCTCCGGGTGTGCTTGGAACATTTCAGTGCGGCGGCACCGTCGTGACATCGGTCTCGGCCAGTTGCGATGAAACCATGCCGCTGATCGAGAAGTACAAGGTGACGCATGTGGCGTTGGTGCCACCGCTGGCCAAGTTGTGGGTGGAAGGCCGTGAATGGGAGGACAGTGACCTATCCAGCCTCAAGCTGATACAGGTGGGAGGTGCCCGTCTGGAGGCGGGATTGGCCCGGCAACTGGTCGATGTCATCGGCTGCAAATTGCAGCAGGTCTTTGGCATGGCCGAGGGGCTGCTGTGCTACACGCGCCTGAACGATCCGCTGGACACGATCATCCATACCCAGGGGCGACCCTTGTCCCCCGAAGATGAGGTTCGAATCGTCGATGAGGACGACCATGACGTTCCTGAAGGTCAAGTCGGGCAGTTGCTGACCCGGGGTCCGTACACGATTCGTGGCTACTTCCGGGCACCAGTACAGAACGCGTCCAGCTTTACCGAGGATGGCTTTTACCGTTCCGGCGACCTGGTACGTCGTGACGCGAATGGCAATCTGACTGTCGAAGGTCGTATCAAGGAGCAGATCAACCGCTGCGGCGAAAAAATTTCTGCGGCCGAGATCGAAGAGGCAATCAGTCTGCTTCACGGTGTCCATGCCGCCGCCGCAGTCGGTGTGCCAGACGAGCTGCTGGGCGAGCGCATCTGCGTTTTCATCAAGCCGGAAGGTGGTCAGACGATCGATCCTCTGCACATCAAGGCGGCGCTGCGCGAAGGAGGTTTGAGCGAGTATAAGGTGCCGGATCAGATCGAAACGATCTCCGAATGGCCCCTGACCGCAGCTAAGAAAGTCGATAAGCGCCGCCTGGTCGCGGTCGCCCTCCAACGCGCCTCGGCTTCTCCGGAAGCCAAGCCATCGAGTTACTTGCAGGAGTCGGCGGCAACAGATGCGACGCCGTTCGAGTTGGCGGTCAAAGTGGCCGAAGTTATCCGACATGACACCAGCAACTACGTCTTATACGAACATCACGGCGAATGGACATTGGGGTTGGAGTGCGCCATGCGGATTACGGTGGAGGTCGATGGAACAGTCCGCCGCAGTGATGGGAAGTCGTGGCGATCAGCGTCTGTCAGCGAAAGCATCGAACAGGCCATG from Achromobacter xylosoxidans includes the following:
- a CDS encoding Gfo/Idh/MocA family oxidoreductase, encoding MIRSNPSKSRRVVVVGAKFGEVYLNAFLQSRPGLQLAGLLARGSRRAQQLAHDFGIPLYTRLEQLPEDIDIACVVVRSTVAQGEGSQLAAELLKRGIHVVQEHPLHPDDVERLQTLAEQRGLRYWVNSFYPHVPAGRCWIDRATHVMQLLGGEMPCAAHLTTSRQLLYSTLDLLLQACGIPDGGQVQVQPLEGADAHFVPVSLALPGGCRAVLRLQAFLDPSDPDMHSLVMHQASLMWPAGYLTLEASYGPVLWTGHFHDAQHDSQQRTMYRYVPAEAVYARPTCAVLHDAPATWRDAFEVDGVSGVAGVLQTLCQVLDGERVPTAFDPAYQLSLARLWLDVLRVVPPAEERRLSPPQVVTWDEVQTDHGNAGGTDG
- a CDS encoding thioesterase II family protein, giving the protein MADLMPLCATSEPCAEDTHLVLCPFAGGSASAFRSWRDLRPYGWQVWLAVYPGRDQRMNEACAASIAELADQVLMAIDTHQIAQQQLVIAGHSMGAQVAFEVCLRLEQRGSAPLGLVLSGCHAPHLHGRRLISHLEDRAFLEQLVAIGGNAQELLNEPGLWPVFMPMLRADFKATESYWHPQKPGERRRLQTPTLLIYGSADQEAWRSEVEAWKSWLSDVDGPVAIAGEHFYVTRRPRAFLEHIRRRFEPNSAHSATCAFK
- a CDS encoding salicylate synthase, with product MKADISDPLQGTREKPMPLGHCLAQWARNYGDRIVLINETGECLTYTQLHERVERIAGGLYASGLRAGDHAMVHMPNTFGFFYSFFALLRVGVIPVMAMPNQREQDIDALMALAQPTAYFIPDDVGEHDYLALAQRMQAKYESLRLVVMDGDVENETRNVQILTALRGSACPWPEQDERDTAVLLLSGGTTGTPKLIPRTHGDYFYNFTASASLCGFDREMVFLAVLPAAHNFTLASPGVLGTFQCGGTVVTSVSASCDETMPLIEKYKVTHVALVPPLAKLWVEGREWEDSDLSSLKLIQVGGARLEAGLARQLVDVIGCKLQQVFGMAEGLLCYTRLNDPLDTIIHTQGRPLSPEDEVRIVDEDDHDVPEGQVGQLLTRGPYTIRGYFRAPVQNASSFTEDGFYRSGDLVRRDANGNLTVEGRIKEQINRCGEKISAAEIEEAISLLHGVHAAAAVGVPDELLGERICVFIKPEGGQTIDPLHIKAALREGGLSEYKVPDQIETISEWPLTAAKKVDKRRLVAVALQRASASPEAKPSSYLQESAATDATPFELAVKVAEVIRHDTSNYVLYEHHGEWTLGLECAMRITVEVDGTVRRSDGKSWRSASVSESIEQAMSDIPFVDWRAYGRADFEFAYLTYGLDNPYSSGPLLTIVIPKSEIRIRLGTVQLRTLDSAEMPRLVAIVQTAEKRGLPRVDSPIALDVRSTGGMPYRDIVASAVQEMQQGRYQKVILSRAVEIPSTVDMVASYYAGRKSNTPARSFLMKDGEFQAYGFSPEIVVTVDAERNVTTQPLAGTRALTGAPEKDQQLRKELESDVKEIAEHAVSVKLAVQEMLQACRAESVVVDEFMTVQERGSVQHLASHVRGVLAPGASAWTAFEKLFPAVTASGIPKREALESINRHEGRARGLYSGCVLIADSDGSLDAALVLRSAYRGAGRAWLQAGAGLVPHSTPEREWEETCEKLTSVGPYLISSEEH